Proteins encoded together in one Aureibacillus halotolerans window:
- a CDS encoding sirohydrochlorin chelatase codes for MKSILYVCHGTRSEAGQQESKQYIRALQSHFDVPMQITSFLELTSPTIPESLDLMIKKNVHDILIMPILLFSAGHAKVDIPTEADRVLLQYPHVRASYGQPIGDHKTMPAIVEKQVASCGTPPSPEDTILIVGRGSRDDAATEDFEAIVEAYRHRSGHPNVETCYLAVQKPTFQEAFENALAGGTKVYVVPYLVFTGLLMNDLEKAVQMANHQGHQAKLATYLSKHSELMDVFIDRVKEGIVQERLSF; via the coding sequence TTGAAAAGCATTTTGTACGTCTGTCACGGTACACGATCGGAAGCAGGACAGCAAGAATCCAAACAATACATTCGCGCCCTTCAAAGTCACTTTGATGTCCCTATGCAAATAACGTCATTCCTCGAGCTGACAAGCCCGACCATTCCAGAATCGTTAGACCTCATGATTAAGAAGAATGTGCATGACATTTTAATCATGCCAATTTTGCTCTTTTCCGCGGGGCATGCGAAGGTGGATATCCCGACTGAAGCAGATCGGGTGTTGCTGCAATACCCCCATGTACGAGCTTCTTACGGGCAACCAATCGGTGATCACAAAACGATGCCTGCCATTGTTGAAAAACAGGTCGCTTCCTGCGGTACCCCACCCTCTCCCGAAGATACCATTTTAATCGTTGGGAGAGGAAGCAGAGACGATGCAGCAACTGAGGATTTTGAAGCCATTGTGGAAGCATACCGTCATCGTTCAGGCCATCCTAACGTGGAAACCTGCTATCTCGCCGTTCAGAAACCAACTTTTCAGGAAGCGTTTGAGAATGCTTTGGCGGGAGGAACAAAGGTGTACGTCGTTCCTTACCTCGTCTTTACCGGCTTGCTGATGAATGATTTAGAGAAAGCTGTACAGATGGCAAACCACCAAGGGCATCAAGCCAAGCTTGCCACTTACTTGAGCAAACATTCGGAACTTATGGATGTGTTCATTGACCGTGTAAAGGAAGGCATTGTTCAGGAGAGACTTTCCTTTTGA
- a CDS encoding transposase, whose protein sequence is MYILQDSLFTLQELLEMESNDRFSIFFKELDLRPYAAMLKSKSPQGAQGHSREAILRALLIAPLEGYFTFTALHRRLDSDISFRYRCGFSLEDKAPSISTLSRTFRQLTDQGLLDQLFNDLVQRCWDEGIIDGTTIAIDSTAIDAYEKKRPKSRCQQKDEASWGAKRDSFGNLLTWFGYKAHLAVDTASELPVAIEVTPAHITDGEIGPSLVEKAAQSVSFTYVTGDAGYDQKRNYEVVKAHGAQAIIPLNLRNEKEPPSGFSSIGTPRCSMGYDMTYWGTDGSHLKFRCPHATGHVECPHGTTWCSPSNYGMVKKVDVDQDVRRFSQPHRGTRHWNETYKQRSSVERVNSRMKDHLTSDDLHVRKLKKVTTYIILNAIVLLASSLAAKRTIAQNAA, encoded by the coding sequence TTGTATATTCTACAAGATTCTCTATTTACCTTGCAAGAGTTGCTTGAGATGGAATCAAATGATCGTTTTTCAATCTTTTTTAAAGAGCTTGACCTTCGACCTTATGCCGCCATGTTGAAAAGCAAATCACCCCAAGGTGCTCAAGGGCATTCTCGTGAAGCGATATTACGAGCACTCCTCATCGCACCACTTGAAGGGTATTTCACTTTTACAGCCCTTCACAGAAGATTGGACAGTGATATATCGTTTCGTTACCGATGTGGATTTTCTCTCGAAGACAAAGCGCCTTCCATTTCAACATTAAGCCGAACCTTTCGTCAGCTGACAGATCAGGGTCTTCTTGATCAACTCTTTAACGATTTAGTTCAGCGTTGTTGGGATGAAGGCATCATTGATGGAACCACGATTGCCATTGACAGCACAGCGATTGACGCCTATGAGAAAAAACGACCAAAATCACGCTGCCAACAGAAGGATGAAGCGTCATGGGGAGCGAAACGTGACAGCTTCGGAAACCTACTCACTTGGTTTGGATACAAGGCTCACTTAGCCGTTGATACAGCGAGCGAGCTACCCGTCGCCATTGAAGTCACACCAGCCCATATAACGGATGGTGAGATCGGACCGAGCCTCGTCGAGAAAGCCGCACAGTCTGTCTCTTTCACCTATGTCACGGGAGATGCCGGATATGATCAAAAAAGAAACTACGAAGTGGTCAAAGCACATGGCGCCCAAGCCATCATTCCATTGAATCTCAGGAACGAGAAAGAACCGCCATCTGGTTTTTCGTCCATTGGAACGCCGCGCTGTTCGATGGGCTATGACATGACCTATTGGGGGACAGACGGGTCACATTTGAAATTCCGCTGTCCTCATGCCACGGGCCATGTAGAGTGTCCCCACGGCACTACATGGTGTTCGCCATCCAATTACGGAATGGTGAAAAAGGTCGATGTAGACCAAGATGTCCGCCGGTTTTCGCAACCTCACCGTGGAACGCGTCATTGGAACGAAACGTACAAGCAAAGGTCGAGTGTCGAAAGAGTTAATTCTCGAATGAAAGATCACTTGACGTCGGATGATCTCCACGTGAGAAAACTGAAAAAAGTGACCACATATATCATTCTGAATGCCATCGTTCTTTTAGCTTCATCGCTAGCTGCGAAGCGAACAATCGCTCAGAATGCGGCTTGA
- a CDS encoding GNAT family N-acetyltransferase codes for MTYTFEMMTQEQAMDIAYKWHYDGDYSFYDMEADKEDLEEFVDPKKRGDTMYSVTMYNELVGFFSVYKGEDSTFDIGLGMRPDLTGKGEGVKFLNAGIAFVKSEFKPKKITLSVATFNQRAIKLYRKVGFIETTTFMQDTNGSTFEFLKMEYEC; via the coding sequence ATGACATATACATTTGAAATGATGACCCAAGAACAAGCTATGGATATCGCATATAAATGGCATTATGATGGAGATTATTCTTTTTATGATATGGAAGCCGATAAAGAAGATTTAGAGGAATTTGTGGACCCGAAAAAACGAGGGGACACTATGTATTCCGTTACTATGTATAATGAATTGGTCGGTTTTTTTAGCGTGTACAAGGGAGAAGATTCTACATTCGATATAGGCTTAGGAATGAGACCGGACTTAACCGGTAAAGGCGAAGGAGTAAAGTTTCTAAACGCAGGTATAGCATTTGTGAAAAGTGAATTTAAACCAAAAAAAATAACATTATCAGTTGCGACCTTTAATCAAAGAGCGATCAAACTTTATCGGAAAGTTGGATTTATAGAAACGACTACTTTTATGCAGGACACAAATGGAAGTACATTTGAATTTTTGAAAATGGAATACGAATGTTAA
- the sigW gene encoding RNA polymerase sigma factor SigW has translation MDSIVKERIRQVKKGDQNAYGDIVELYKNKVYHICYRVLGNAHEAEDMAQEAFIRAYVNIHTYDTSKKFSTWLYRIATNVSIDRMRKKKPDFSLDAEVHGTEGLDMYSQLSSEDPLVEEQVESLELQGWIQEEIMGLPLKYRSAVVLKYIEDLSLKEISDILDLPINTVKTRIRRGREALRKRLGKA, from the coding sequence ATGGACTCAATAGTGAAGGAACGCATTCGCCAGGTGAAGAAAGGCGATCAAAATGCGTACGGCGATATTGTCGAGCTTTATAAGAATAAGGTGTACCATATATGTTATAGAGTGCTAGGGAATGCGCACGAAGCAGAGGATATGGCACAAGAGGCGTTTATTCGAGCGTATGTAAACATCCATACGTATGATACCTCGAAGAAGTTCTCCACGTGGCTCTATCGGATTGCGACGAATGTGTCCATTGATCGTATGCGGAAGAAAAAGCCGGACTTCTCTTTGGATGCGGAAGTGCACGGGACGGAAGGTCTCGATATGTATTCACAACTATCGTCTGAAGATCCGCTTGTGGAGGAGCAAGTGGAATCTTTGGAACTCCAGGGGTGGATACAAGAGGAAATTATGGGCCTCCCGTTGAAGTATCGTTCTGCCGTTGTATTAAAATACATTGAGGATTTGTCCTTGAAAGAAATCTCAGACATCCTTGACTTGCCAATCAATACAGTCAAAACGAGAATTCGCCGTGGTCGTGAGGCGCTAAGAAAACGACTTGGAAAAGCCTGA
- a CDS encoding anti-sigma factor family protein, whose translation MGCPTQIVEMMHDYLDGELSAEKQKELHQHLKECSTCHQHYVELKKTVAIIQATPKMEAPDGFTASVLGQLPKEKKTVVYRRWFTAHPIVTAAAIFFLLFVGGISAVWTDQDQLQMSSQSNLDVEGSTVIVPEGEVIEGDVLVKNGDLDIRGKVTGNVTVINGNILGNGEQYMAKSGKVVGDIEEIDQVFEWLLYQLKSLF comes from the coding sequence ATGGGGTGCCCTACTCAAATTGTTGAAATGATGCACGATTATTTAGACGGTGAGCTTTCAGCTGAAAAGCAAAAAGAGCTTCATCAGCATTTAAAAGAATGCTCAACATGTCACCAGCATTATGTTGAGCTGAAGAAAACCGTTGCTATCATTCAAGCGACACCAAAAATGGAAGCACCTGATGGGTTTACAGCTTCTGTTCTCGGTCAGCTCCCAAAAGAGAAAAAAACAGTGGTTTACCGCCGATGGTTTACCGCTCACCCGATAGTGACAGCCGCAGCCATTTTCTTTCTATTATTTGTCGGAGGCATCTCTGCCGTCTGGACAGACCAAGATCAGCTACAAATGTCTTCACAAAGCAATCTGGATGTCGAAGGCAGCACTGTGATTGTCCCTGAAGGTGAAGTCATCGAAGGCGATGTGCTAGTGAAGAATGGGGACTTGGACATACGCGGAAAAGTCACAGGGAATGTGACCGTGATTAACGGAAACATTTTAGGTAATGGCGAGCAATATATGGCAAAATCCGGTAAGGTCGTTGGCGACATTGAAGAAATTGATCAAGTGTTTGAGTGGCTCTTGTACCAGCTCAAATCACTTTTCTAG
- the cdaA gene encoding diadenylate cyclase CdaA: protein MNFEELPWIQYVTTIVDILVVWYVVYKLIMLIRGTKAVQLLKGIVVIFGVWFISSYFGLRTLEWLMGEAVTWGFLAVIIIFQPELRRALEQLGRGKLFSRGSFNEEDEQTRTIEAIGKAVQYMAKRRIGALISIERETGLNEYVETGIQMNARLTSELLINLFIPNTPLHDGAVILKQQEIAAAACYLPLSESPFITKELGTRHRAALGISEVTDCLTVIVSEETGQVSLTKNGELHRDLTIDALKEMLSEETMLPAKSVTASKWQWRGRKNG, encoded by the coding sequence ATGAACTTTGAAGAACTCCCTTGGATTCAATATGTAACGACGATCGTGGATATTCTTGTCGTTTGGTACGTGGTGTACAAGCTGATCATGCTCATTCGTGGCACGAAGGCCGTGCAGCTGTTAAAAGGCATCGTCGTCATTTTTGGTGTCTGGTTCATTAGCAGCTACTTTGGTCTCCGAACGTTGGAATGGCTGATGGGCGAAGCGGTCACCTGGGGTTTCCTTGCCGTCATTATCATCTTTCAGCCGGAGCTTCGAAGGGCACTCGAACAATTAGGGCGAGGCAAGCTTTTCTCAAGGGGCTCCTTTAATGAAGAAGATGAGCAGACACGGACGATTGAAGCCATAGGCAAAGCAGTTCAGTACATGGCCAAACGTAGAATTGGGGCATTGATCTCGATTGAACGTGAAACCGGCTTGAATGAATATGTTGAAACCGGTATTCAAATGAATGCCAGACTTACCTCTGAGCTACTCATTAACTTGTTCATTCCAAACACCCCGCTCCATGATGGCGCCGTCATTCTTAAACAACAAGAGATTGCCGCAGCGGCGTGTTACTTGCCCCTCTCAGAAAGCCCGTTTATTACGAAAGAGCTTGGGACAAGGCACAGAGCTGCATTGGGAATCAGTGAAGTCACAGACTGTCTGACAGTTATCGTGTCTGAAGAAACGGGCCAAGTGTCGTTAACGAAGAATGGGGAATTACACAGAGATTTAACAATTGATGCATTAAAGGAAATGCTTTCAGAAGAAACCATGTTGCCTGCCAAATCTGTCACCGCATCTAAGTGGCAATGGAGGGGGCGTAAAAATGGATAA
- a CDS encoding CdaR family protein, with translation MDKLMNTPWFVKIISLVLAVLLFLIVTTETTPGDRNNSNVLPQVSETEEIYNVPIATHTEGPQYVVSDEAQTADIYLEGPTSVIRATLNQQNFEVFVDVTGLEPGTHEVDVQYSGFSNRLNVTLDPAQINVTIEPEVSNVYPVSIDYINQGNMAEGYSAGDAIVQPDSVRVTGPQSEMERIALVKTWIDLANISETFQSNALVKVYDQRGNELDVTVEPSSVEVEVPVAAPSKTVPIEAVGTGDAAEGFEVSNLSPTPQQVTISGPQNVLDGIERIQTEGIDLSGIDSSDAIEIGLDLPESITADPETVTVDVTVDEIPDATVQVPEVQVQAENAPEGEEIAISAPQGGVMNVSATGAESILSGLTNEDIIVIADLSGLGQGTHEVPLQVTPVDGIAFTLPRQTAVVTIGTPDNTEAPPPANTEDTDAETDTTATDAA, from the coding sequence ATGGATAAATTGATGAATACGCCGTGGTTCGTCAAGATTATTTCACTCGTGCTGGCGGTTTTGTTGTTTTTGATCGTCACGACCGAAACGACGCCGGGGGACAGGAACAATTCAAATGTGCTTCCGCAAGTTTCGGAAACTGAGGAAATTTACAACGTTCCAATTGCCACTCATACTGAGGGTCCGCAATATGTTGTGTCGGATGAAGCACAAACGGCAGACATTTACTTAGAAGGTCCGACGAGTGTGATTCGTGCCACGTTAAACCAGCAAAATTTTGAAGTGTTTGTCGATGTGACAGGCTTGGAGCCTGGCACGCATGAGGTGGATGTCCAATACTCAGGCTTCTCCAATCGCCTTAACGTGACGTTAGACCCTGCGCAGATCAATGTAACGATTGAGCCAGAGGTATCAAATGTCTATCCTGTAAGCATAGACTATATTAATCAAGGGAATATGGCAGAGGGTTATAGTGCGGGAGATGCGATCGTACAACCAGATTCCGTGAGGGTGACTGGGCCGCAAAGCGAAATGGAACGCATTGCGCTTGTGAAAACCTGGATTGACCTAGCCAATATTTCAGAAACCTTCCAGTCGAATGCACTTGTTAAGGTATACGACCAACGAGGCAATGAGCTTGATGTGACTGTTGAACCATCTAGTGTCGAGGTCGAAGTGCCGGTGGCTGCCCCTAGCAAAACCGTTCCAATTGAGGCAGTAGGAACTGGGGATGCCGCAGAAGGCTTCGAAGTCTCAAATCTTTCACCTACGCCACAGCAAGTGACGATCTCCGGTCCACAGAACGTGCTTGACGGTATTGAGCGCATACAAACGGAGGGAATTGACCTCTCTGGCATCGACAGCAGCGACGCTATTGAAATCGGACTCGACCTTCCGGAAAGCATTACGGCAGATCCAGAGACGGTAACAGTTGATGTCACTGTAGATGAAATTCCAGATGCGACGGTCCAAGTGCCAGAAGTGCAGGTGCAAGCTGAAAATGCCCCTGAAGGAGAGGAAATTGCCATTTCCGCTCCTCAAGGCGGCGTTATGAATGTGTCTGCCACTGGAGCTGAAAGTATTTTGAGTGGTCTGACCAATGAGGACATCATTGTCATAGCTGATTTATCAGGCCTTGGACAGGGAACACATGAGGTGCCTTTGCAGGTGACTCCTGTCGACGGGATCGCATTCACGCTGCCACGTCAAACCGCAGTGGTGACGATCGGCACACCA